One window of the Salmo trutta chromosome 35, fSalTru1.1, whole genome shotgun sequence genome contains the following:
- the LOC115174410 gene encoding uncharacterized protein LOC115174410 — MNNIVANLLLNVSRLDQMFTDASSKDHCLACALRFRGNMQHIPVRDHHVNLEEKSPGAQTPCGTFRLRPTLPFVSWNQEGWKTGLCSMPPVDHSLLALANNTCVKPTFIELRDRITKLYRKKAHLHHYLLVDGMQQGSFNKAISSLMDGMEKGCFTEAIFSLMDGMEQGCFTEAISSFSYLMDRMEQGCFTEAISSFSYLMDGMEQGCFTEAISSFYYLMDGTEQGCFTEAISSFSYLMDGTAQGCFTEAISSFSYLIDRTEQGCFTKAISSFSYLMDRTEQGCFTEAISSF; from the exons ATGAACAATATCGTAGCCAACCTGCTGCTCAATGTCAGCAG GCTGGACCAGATGTTCACTGATGCCTCCAGTAAAGACCACTGCCTGGCCTGTGCCCTAAGGTTCCGGGGCAACATGCAG CACATACCTGTGCGTGACCACCATGTAAACCTGGAGGAGAAATCTCCTGGAGCACAGACACCTTGTGGCACATTTAG ACTGAGGCCCACACTGCCCTTTGTGTCGTGGAACCAGGAGGGATGGAAGACGGGGCTGTGTTCTATGCCCCCTGTGGATCACTCCTTACTGGCCCTGGCCAACAACACCTGTGTCAAGCCTACcttcatagagctccgagaccgcATCACCAAGCTCTACAGGAAGAAG GCTCACTTGCATCACTACCTGCTTGTGGACGGGATGCAGCAGGGCAGCTTCAATAAGGCCATCTCCTCCCTGATGGACGGGATGGAGAAGGGCTGCTTCACCGAAGCCATCTTCTCCCTGATGGACGGAATGGAGCAGGGCTGCTTCACCGAGGccatctcctccttctcctaCCTGATGGACAGGATGGAGCAGGGCTGCTTCACCGAGGccatctcctccttctcctaCCTGATGGACGGGATGGAGCAGGGCTGCTTCACCGAGGCCATCTCCTCCTTCTACTACTTGATGGACGGGACGGAACAAGGCTGCTTCACCGAGGCCATCTCTTCCTTCTCCTACCTGATGGACGGGACGGCGCAGGGCTGCTTCACCGAGGccatctcctccttctcctaCCTGATTGACAGGACGGAGCAGGGCTGCTTCACCAAGGccatctcctccttctcctaCCTGATGGACAGGACGGAGCAGGGCTGCTTCACCGAGGccatctcctccttc